From Echeneis naucrates chromosome 7, fEcheNa1.1, whole genome shotgun sequence, one genomic window encodes:
- the LOC115045778 gene encoding LOW QUALITY PROTEIN: plexin-B1 (The sequence of the model RefSeq protein was modified relative to this genomic sequence to represent the inferred CDS: deleted 2 bases in 1 codon), whose translation MLASSIPPSLLFLILVLSPPSISSDVTVTSEPLVRWVELNGAPLSHLLLQPGVGHLYVGGVDNLYQLTSDLEVISHVRTGPHLDSPDCLPPIIPQDCPSATPTHNYNKLLLMEGGQGEEPRSLIVCGSLYQGICDKRSLSNISQLIYQTTNPVDTQYVAANDPRVSTVAVVITTENKQKVNGVLRLMLVGRGYTSKGPGDIPPITTRRLFPVVPPRRAFSQEEELGKLVVGSYSEYNNHFVKAVAHGEHVYFLFSRRDMWHKKEYRTYASRLCTSDRSFYSYVEVPLLCHGGYNLAQGAWLGNRSGEPALFVVMAAGQASTPVATGRSALCVFGMAELDTMLRRAQEVCYTEGGRGSSGQDEAYIEYAVSSKCLKLPKVSLSEYPCGGEHTPNPIASAVPLEATPTFTSTTQLTAVTTATEGGHTIAFLGDREGQLHKVLVRSDWSGDLYDSMSVDRGNAVSADLLLDESQQHIYVLTNSRLSKVPVSSCERQTDCQTCLTLRDPHCGWCVLEGRCCRKHQCRRHLQSNHWLWSFEPTNQCVTVQNLQPSSQSKDQQTQVTLSVVQLPALTEAESLSCVFGLLPPQPAIVMGTSITCQSPEPELLPPMPTGSDHMTLPVSLRFSHVTITTGNMTFYDCGAVSRLNQSSQCLACVHSLWKCNWCPLDQLCTHNHSCPKRHIILNQRDSPGPSSCPLIYSLQSSALVPMGLSTTVVLQGRNLDIYTDQDQEQEQYVCVVQVQGVQINLTAAVTTHNNTHTFTCNTHQFQATVSQLHYSAPVYLRRGEKRIDASPDLRLQLYDCSAGQSDCSQCRAVPEEYGCVWCPGSPTPSCVYNKSCTSIPTDICPPPQISQLVPVSGPLEGGVLVTVIGSNLGMRYQDVVGGVTVAGVQCHPQPDGYQISTRVVCELQPVGKQREGPVLVTVNNPPGRSRQIFTYQDPQLMDLVPDKGPVSGGTRLTIRGQQLLTGQTSDLKAFLGPESCYIVEEVSDTQLVCQTGPSSRTGGVPVRVLFGKAERIIPNVTFCYHDDPVITDATPSESFYEGGRVIVVTGRNLDVVQQPIISVWVEPLEGQRVKRKRRLALLTAKQQLVFNNSMTTVSERCSVLSSSQMTCLTPRVTPEVKVKSVWFQLDNVRVYYESIKGKSFVYYPNPEFFPLNREAPDSPYRFKPGGVIAVEGLDLTRAMSRQEVTARLGDQECEVKTLDSTHLYCEPPESQPMSEDHSRDLPSLLVFMGNLKVDLGLVQYDSDSLLSPVPLAAQIGLGAGTAVIILSVLVVILMYRRKSKQALRDYKKVLLQLETLEINVGDQCRKEFTDLMTEMMDLSSDVGGPGLPLLDYRTYAERVFFPGQQTALLSRQLDLPESRRPTVEQGLQQLNNLLNNRLFLTRFIHTLEAQQSFSQRDRGSVASLLTMALHDKLEYFTEVMKTLLQDLVQQYVAKNPKLMLRRTETVVEKMLTNWMSICLYSFLKEVAGEPLYMLYRAIKYQVDKGPVDAVTGKAKRTLNDSHLLREDVDYCAMTLTVLVKNGVEVQPCPVKVLDTDTITQVKDKILDQVYRGAPYSQRPAADSLDLEWRSGQAGHLTLSDDDVTAVVQGRWKRINTLQHYKVPDGATVALIPRSQSSGGLGVNQVFQTGEKTPMLEGEEEEGLRLWHLVKSSEDPEMPKHRKSSMRERERAKAIPEIYLTRLLSMKGTLQKFVDDVFVSILSTKRPPPIAVRFFFDFLDDMAEKHGIDDPETVHIWKTNSLPLRFWVNILKNPQFVLDVQVTDSIDAILSVIAQTFIDSCTTSEHKVGRDSPVNKLLYAREIPRYKQLVERYYSDIHSAASGCYQEMNSTLTELSGSFASEMNSLVALHELYKFINKYYDQIILSLEEDPSGQKMQLAYRLQQVAALVENKVTDL comes from the exons ATGTTGgcctcctccatccccccatcgctcctcttcctcatccttgTTTTAAGCCCTCCTTCTATCTCTTCTGATGTCACCGTGACCTCAGAACCCTTGGTGCGATGGGTGGAGCTAAACGGTGCCCCACTATCCCACTTACTGCTTCAGCCAGGGGTGGGGCATCTCTATGTAGGTGGGGTTGACAACCTTTaccagctgacctctgacctggagGTGATATCGCATGTTAGGACCGGCCCTCACTTGGACTCACCAGACTGCCTGCCCCCCATTATACCCCAGGACTGTCCTTCAGCCACACCtacacacaactacaacaagCTTCTACTCatggagggggggcagggggagGAGCCAAGGAGTTTAATCGTCTGTGGTTCACTCTATCAGGGCATCTGTGATAAAAG GAGTCTGTCCAACATCTCTCAGCTCATCTACCAGACGACCAACCCCGTTGACACTCAGTATGTCGCTGCCAACGACCCCCGAGTCTCCACTGTGGCTGTGGTGATAACGacagagaacaaacagaaagTAAACGGTGTCCTGCGTCTCATGCTAGTTGGTCGAGGCTACACCAGTAAAGGTCCTGGTGACATCCCACCAATCACAACGCGGCGTCTGTTTCCAGTGGTGCCCCCTCGCCGGGCTTTCtctcaggaggaggagcttgGCAAGCTCGTAGTAGGAAGTTACTCCGAATACAACAACCACTTTGTGAAGGCTGTTGCCCACGGTGAACACGTCTACTTCCTGTTCTCCAGGCGGGACATGTGGCACAAGAAAGAGTACCGGACCTATGCTTCCCGCCTCTGCACCTCTGACCGGAGCTTTTACTCGTATGTAGAGGTACCGCTGCTTTGCCATGGCGGCTACAACCTGGCTCAGGGCGCATGGTTAGGAAACCGGTCAGGTGAACCCGCCCTGTTCGTTGTCATGGCAGCAGGGCAGGCATCCACACCTGTAGCAACAGGTCGATCggcactgtgtgtttttgggatGGCAGAACTGGACACCATGCTCCGCCGGGCGCAGGAAGTGTGTTACACAGAGGGAGGGCGGGGCAGCAGTGGACAGGATGAAGCTTACATCGAATATGCCGTGTCgtcaaaatgtctgaaactACCAAAG GTCTCTCTTTCTGAGTATCCCTGTGGCGGGGAACACACCCCAAACCCAATCGCCAGTGCTGTCCCACTTGAAGCCACGCCCACCTTCACTTCCACCACCCAGCTGACCGCTGTCACCACGGCAACGGAGGGAGGACACACCATTGCCTTcctgggagacagagagggacaaCTGCACAAG GTGCTGGTCCGCTCTGATTGGTCAGGTGATCTGTATGACAGCATGTCAGTGGACCGCGGCAATGCGGTCAGTGCCGACCTTCTATTGGATGAAAGCCAGCAGCACATTTACGTTTTAACGAACAGCAGG ttGTCAAAGGTTCCGGTGTCTTcctgtgagagacagacagactgtcagACCTGTCTCACTCTCAGAGACCCACATTGTGGCTGGTGTGTCCTGGAGGGAAg GTGTTGCCGTAAACATCAGTGTCGCCGTCACCTGCAGTCCAATCATTGGCTTTGGAGCTTTGAGCCGACCAATCAGTGTGTGACAGTGCAAAACCTGCAGCCGTCCAGTCAGAGCAAAGACCAACAGACCCAG GTAACACTGTCAGTCGTTCAGCTTCCCGCCCTCACTGAGGCAGAGTCTTTGTCCTGCGTGTTTGGACTCCTCCCACCTCAGCCCGCCATTGTCATGGGAACCAGCATCACTTGTCAGTCACCTGAACCAGAGCTCCTCCCACCCATGCCCACAGGAAGTG ATCACATGACCCTGCCAGTGTCTCTGAGGTTCAGTCATGTGACCATCACCACCGGCAACATGACGTTCTACGACTGTGGAGCTGTGAGCCGCCTGAACCAGAGCTCCCA gtgtctggCGTGTGTCCACAGTCTGTGGAAGTGTAACTGGTGTCCTCTGGATCAACTCTGCACTCACAACCACAGCTGTCCAAAGAGACACATCATCCTGAACCAGAGA GACTCTCCTGgtccctcttcctgtcctctgatCTACTCCCTGCAGAGTTCTGCCTTAGTGCCCATGGGCCTCAGCACCACTGTGGTCTTACAGGGACGAAACCTGGACATCTACACA gatcaggatcaggaacaggaacagtACGTCTGTGTCGTGCAAGTTCAAGGAGTCCAGATCAACCTGACGGCTGCTGtgacaacacacaacaacacacacaccttcacctgcaacacacaccag tTTCAGGCTACAGTCAGTCAGCTCCACTATTCAGCTCCTGTTTATCTGCGTCGAGGAGAAAAACGGATTGACGCTTCACCAGACCTCCGAc TCCAGTTGTATGACTGCTCAGCCGGCCAATCAGATTGCTCACAGTGCAGGGCGGTACCTGAGGAGTACGGCTGTGTGTGGTGCCCAGGAAGCCCCACCCCCAGCTGTGTTTACAACAAATCATGTACCAGCATACCTACGGACATCTGCCCACCTCCTCAGATCTCACAG ttgGTACCTGTCTCAGGTCCTCTGGAGGGCGGAGTCTTGGTGACAGTCATTGGATCTAATCTGGGAATGAGATATCAGGATGTTGTGGGCGGAGTCACAGTGGCAGGGGTTCAATGTCACCCCCAGCCTGATGGATACCAGATCTCCACCAG GGTTGTGTGTGAACTGCAGCCCGTTGGGAAGCAGAGGGAGGGGCCTGTCCTGGTTACCGTG AACAACCCCCCTGGGAGGTCGAGGCAGATCTTCACCTATCAG GACCCCCAGCTCATGGACCTGGTCCCTGATAAAGGTCCTGTCTCTGGAGGAACCAGGCTGACCATCAgaggacagcagctgctgacGGGACAGACGTCGGACCTGAAGGCCTTCCTGGGTCCAGAGTCCTGCTACAT TGTGGAGGAGGTCAGTGACACCCAGTTGGTGTGCCAGACTGGACCCAGTTCTCGGACAGGTGGAGTCCCAGTTCGGGTTTTGTTTGGTAAAGCGGAGCGGATCATTCCAAACGTCACCTTTTGTTACCATGACGATCCTGTCATCACGGACGCCACGCCCTCTGAGAGCTTCTATGA AGGGGGGCGTGTCATTGTGGTGACAGGGAGGAACCTGGATGTGGTGCAGCAGCCAATCATATCTGTGTGGGTGGAGCCACTGGAGGGTCAGAGGGTGAAACGGAAGAGACGGTTGGCTCTCCTCACAGCCAAGCAACAGCTCGTCTTCAACAACAGCATGACAACA gtatCGGAACGCTGCTCTGTCCTGTCGTCCTCTCAGATGACTTGTCTTACTCCCAGAGTGACCCCAGAGGTCAAAGTCAAAAGTGTCTGGTTTCAGTTGGACAATGTCAGAGTTTACTACGAGAGCATCAAG gggAAAAGCTTTGTTTATTATCCAAACCCAGAGTTCTTTCCTCTGAACCGAGAAGCTCCAGATTCTCCGTATCGTTTCAAACCAGGAGGAGTGATTGCTGTGGAG GGTCTGGACCTGACCAGGGCCATgtccagacaggaagtgactgcTCGTCTTGGGGACCAGGAGTGTGAGGTGAAGACTCTGGACAGCACTCACCTGTACTGTGAACCTCCAGAGAGCCAACCAATGAGTGAAGACCACAGTAGAGACCTGCCCAGTCTGCTG GTGTTCATGGGAAATCTGAAGGTGGACCTGGGATTGGTTCAGTACGACAGTGActctctgctgtctcctgtGCCATTGGCCGCTCAGATCGGTTTGGGGGCGGGGACGGCCGTCATCATCCTGTCAGTGTTGGTGGTCATCCTGATGTACAG gaggaaGAGTAAACAGGCTCTCAGAGACTATAAGAAAGTTTTGCTGCAGTTGGAAACTTTGGAGATCAACGTGGGAGACCAGTGTCGTAAAGAGTTCACAG ACCTGATGACAGAGATGATGGACCTGAGCAGTGATGTTGGGGGACCAGGACTCCCCCTGCTGGACTACAGGACATATGCAGAGCGAGTGTTTTTTCCCGGCCAGCAGACTGCGCTCCTGAGCCGTCAGCTGGACCTGCCGGAGTCCAGGAGGCCAACAGTGGAGCAGGGACTCCAGCAGCTCAACAACCTGCTCAACAACAGGCTCTTCCTCACCAGG tttATCCACACCCTGGAGGCCCAGCAGAGCTTCTCTCAGAGAGACCGCGGCTCCGTGGCCAGTCTGCTCACCATGGCTCTGCACGACAAGCTGGAGTACTTCACCGAGGTCATGAAGACTCTGCTACAGGACCTGGTCCAGCAGTATGTCGCCAAGAACCCCAAACTCATGCTGCGCCG gaCAGAGACAGTTGTAGAGAAGATGCTGACCAACTGGATGTCAATCTGTCTCTACTCTTTTCTTAag gaGGTGGCAGGGGAGCCTCTCTACATGCTCTACAGAGCCATAAAGTACCAGGTGGACAAAGGGCCGGTGGATGCTGTGACAGGAAAAGCCAAACGGACGCTGAACGACAGCCACCTGCTGCGAGAGGACGTGGACTACTGTGCTATG ACTCTGACAGTCTTGGTGAAGAATGGGGTGGAGGTCCAGCCGTGTCCTGTTAAGGTCCTcgacacagacacaatcacacag GTTAAGGATAAGATCCTGGATCAGGTCTACAGGGGAGCTCCATACTCTCAAAGACCAGCAGCTGACAGCTTGGACCTGG agtgGCGTTCGGGCCAGGCAGGTCACCTGACCTTGTCGGATGACGATGTCACTGCCGTTGTTCAGGGTCGCTGGAAACGAATCAACACGCTGCAACACTACAAG GTTCCAGACGGTGCAACCGTGGCGCTGATCCCTcggtctcagtcctcaggtggACTTGGAGTCAACCAGGTCTTCCAGactggagaga AAACACCGATGCTGgagggcgaggaggaggagggcctACGTCTGTGGCACCTGGTGAAGAGCAGCGAAGATCCTGAAATGCCCAAACACAGGAAGAGCAgcatgagggagagagagcgtgCCAAGGCCATACCTGAGATTTACCTGACCAGGCTGCTGTCCATGAAG gGGACATTGCAGAAGTTTGTGGACGATGTCTTCGTGTCAATCCTCAGTACGAAGCGTCCTCCTCCTATCGCCGTCAGATTCTTCTTCGATTTCTTGGATGACATGGCAGAGAAACACGGCATTGACGATCCAGAGACAGTCCACATATGGAAGACCAACAG ccTCCCTCTCAGATTCTGGGTGAACATCCTGAAGAATCCTCAGTTTGTTCTGGACGTGCAGGTGACTGACAGCATCGACGCCATTCTGTCAGTCATCGCTCAGACCTTCATCGACTCCTGCACCACGTCAGAGCACAAAGTGGGGCGG GACTCTCCTGTCAACAAGCTACTGTATGCCAGAGAGATTCCCCGATACAAGCAGCTGGTAGAGAG gtatTACAGTGATATCCACAGTGCTGCTTCAGGCTGTTATCAGGAGATGAACTCAACTCTGACCGAACTTTCTGGG agCTTTGCCTCAGAGATGAACAGTCTTGTTGCTCTTCATGAACTTTACAAATTCATCAACAAATACTATGACCAG ATCATCCTGTCTCTCGAGGAGGACCCGTCAGGTCAGAAGATGCAGTTGGCCTATCGACTGCAGCAGGTCGCCGCCCTGGTGGAGAACAAGGTCACCGACCTCTGA